From Mustela nigripes isolate SB6536 chromosome 13, MUSNIG.SB6536, whole genome shotgun sequence, one genomic window encodes:
- the MESP1 gene encoding mesoderm posterior protein 1, with product MAQSLCPPLSESWLLSPGWGPARPPPPSDRDCGCSPASSPDSWGSVPAGSPEPSPGRPGTHAAPRARSVGRRGARGSRLGSGQRQSASEREKLRMRTLARALHELRRFLPPSVAPAGQSLTKIETLRLAIRYIGHLSAVLGLSEESLQQQRRRRRRSDAATPRGCPLCPDGGPAQAQTQVQAQVAARAPVLGSAATWGSPPACPVALGAPEPRDPPVLYDKAACPESQTMELDPSSPLFPGDVLALLETWMPLSPLEWPPA from the exons ATGGCCCAGTCCCTGTGCCCGCCGCTCTCCGAGTCCTGGCTCCTCTCCCCGGGATGGGGCCCCGCTCGGCCTCCGCCGCCCTCCGACAGGGACTGCGGGTGCTCCCCGGCCTCGTCCCCGGACTCCTGGGGCAGCGTCCCGGCCGGCAGCCCGGAGCCGAGCCCCGGGCGGCCCGGCACCCACGCGGCCCCCAGAGCCCGGAGCGTGGGGAGGCGAGGCGCCCGGGGCAGCCGCCTGGGCTCGGGGCAGCGGCAGAGCGCCAGCGAGCGCGAGAAGCTGCGCATGCGCACCCTCGCCCGCGCCCTGCACGAGCTGCGCCGCTTCCTGCCGCCGTCCGTGGCGCCCGCCGGCCAGAGCCTCACCAAGATCGAGACGCTGCGCCTGGCCATCCGCTATATCGGCCACCTGTCGGCCGTGCTGGGCCTCAGCGAAGAGAGCctgcagcagcagcggcggcggcggcggcgcagcGACGCGGCGACCCCTCGGGGCTGCCCGCTCTGCCCCGACGGCGGCCCCGCGCAGGCGCAGACGCAGGTGCAGGCGCAGGTGGCGGCGCGCGCCCCGGTCCTGGGCTCCGCCGCGACGTGGGGGTCCCCGCCCGCCTGTCCCGTAGCACTGGGGGCGCCCGAGCCTCGAGACCCGCCGGTGCTCTACGACAAGGCGGCGTGTCCGGAATCGCAGACAATGGAGCTGGACCCCTCGTCTCCG CTCTTTCCTGGCGACGTGCTGGCCCTGCTGGAGACCTGGATGCCCCTTTCGCCGCTGGAGTGGCCGCCCGCCTGA